In a genomic window of Flavobacteriales bacterium:
- a CDS encoding CotH kinase family protein → MAIWSGAPVRAQVVINEVSAANWDLINLGGEYEDWVELYNAGGSSVDLSGWHLSDDDADPGKWTVPAGISIGANGHLVIVCSGKNAVIIGMPHTNFKLTQTNQESVVLSDPAMSLIDSFQFTQPTQKNHSWGRTADGAATWSIFLAPTPAAVNAGPSSYYAETPLMSPVAGGYAGSTSVSIAVPAGCTVRYTLDGEEPTATSTLYAGPFNVNATTCVRAVAFSATPGVPPSFIETSTYFINETHTLPVWSIAAGADVLMILNNGGNTTIAEGNIEYFDAGQALLDESLGEFNEHGGTSNSNDQRNIDYIVRDEFGYDDEIEDQLFRGSDRNDFERIILKSAAGDNFPGYNGAHIRDAYVQSLSQVIGLKLDERSYEPCLVYVNGQYWGVYETREKVDDNDFTEYYYDQPGESVDLIQEYGSIWADYGSTAPWWELYLFITGNDMSDPANYAVVKDSLSTLSMIDHMILNEYVANGSWLAFNTMWWRGKDPDGDHKKWGYCCWDMDWILGSPHNEFGFPESTPLNDPCDHTNENIGGTPSATNFASTHFAMFNALMDNDEFKSQYLARYAELINHGLDCGTTVGHLDSLIALIDPEMDRHCQRWGGTYDEWAANVQEVRDFLIARCAYIVEGIENCYGVEPRDIVILVDPPGSGMVHFNTMDLVDFPFSGTYFDSTNLHFAEEAYPTWDFSHWSTSNHTVLPSESDSAMWFMLLHADTIIAHFAPEIRYDVVLDVVPNGGGEILLGDHLYSSFPVTASVPEAQPFDLAAIPKLYFDFVAWEIRGGGLNPFLPADTLQDTLSITFFAPDTIIAHFHPHDHGYYVPNAFTPNNDGFNDLWIPLGDRVDLEAYDLRLFDRWGQQLFASNDFHEGWNGTAGGHEVPIGVYLYRIDVRDAFTQERWILHGHVTVVR, encoded by the coding sequence ATGGCCATCTGGTCCGGAGCACCGGTGCGCGCGCAGGTGGTGATCAACGAAGTGAGCGCGGCCAACTGGGACCTGATCAACCTGGGCGGCGAGTACGAGGACTGGGTGGAGCTGTACAACGCCGGTGGCAGCAGCGTGGACCTGAGCGGCTGGCACCTGAGCGACGACGATGCCGATCCCGGCAAGTGGACGGTGCCCGCCGGCATTTCCATCGGAGCGAACGGGCATCTGGTGATCGTGTGCAGCGGGAAGAACGCGGTGATCATCGGCATGCCGCACACGAACTTCAAGCTCACCCAAACCAATCAGGAGTCCGTGGTGCTGTCCGATCCCGCGATGAGCTTGATCGATTCGTTCCAGTTCACGCAGCCCACGCAGAAGAACCACAGCTGGGGCCGCACCGCCGATGGCGCCGCCACCTGGAGCATCTTCCTCGCACCCACGCCCGCAGCGGTGAACGCGGGTCCATCCTCCTACTACGCCGAAACGCCCCTGATGAGCCCCGTCGCTGGCGGATACGCCGGGAGCACGAGCGTGAGCATAGCCGTGCCCGCTGGATGCACGGTGCGGTACACGCTTGATGGCGAAGAGCCCACGGCGACGAGCACGCTATACGCCGGTCCGTTCAATGTGAACGCCACCACGTGCGTGCGCGCGGTGGCCTTCAGCGCAACGCCGGGCGTGCCGCCGAGCTTCATCGAGACCAGCACCTACTTCATCAACGAAACGCACACCCTCCCGGTGTGGAGCATCGCCGCAGGTGCGGATGTGCTCATGATCCTGAACAACGGCGGCAACACCACCATCGCCGAGGGCAACATCGAGTACTTCGATGCGGGGCAGGCCTTGCTGGATGAATCGCTCGGCGAATTCAACGAGCATGGCGGCACCAGCAACAGCAACGACCAGCGCAACATCGACTACATCGTGCGCGACGAGTTCGGCTACGACGACGAGATCGAGGACCAGCTCTTCCGCGGGAGCGACCGCAACGACTTCGAGCGCATCATCCTCAAGAGCGCCGCCGGCGACAATTTCCCCGGATACAACGGCGCGCACATCCGCGATGCCTACGTGCAGAGCCTGAGCCAGGTGATCGGCCTGAAGCTCGATGAGCGCAGCTACGAGCCCTGCCTGGTGTACGTGAACGGCCAGTACTGGGGCGTGTATGAGACGCGGGAGAAGGTGGACGACAACGACTTCACCGAGTACTACTACGACCAGCCCGGGGAGAGCGTGGACCTGATCCAGGAGTACGGCAGCATCTGGGCCGACTACGGCAGCACCGCGCCTTGGTGGGAGCTCTACCTCTTCATCACCGGCAACGACATGAGCGACCCGGCCAACTACGCCGTGGTGAAGGACTCGCTGAGCACCTTGAGCATGATCGACCACATGATCCTGAACGAGTACGTGGCCAACGGATCGTGGCTCGCCTTCAACACCATGTGGTGGCGGGGGAAGGATCCCGATGGCGATCACAAGAAGTGGGGGTATTGCTGCTGGGACATGGATTGGATCCTGGGGTCGCCGCACAACGAGTTCGGCTTCCCCGAGAGCACGCCGCTGAACGATCCCTGCGACCACACCAACGAGAACATCGGGGGCACGCCCAGCGCCACCAACTTCGCCAGCACGCACTTCGCCATGTTCAACGCGCTGATGGACAATGACGAGTTCAAGTCACAATACCTCGCGCGCTACGCTGAACTGATCAACCACGGGCTCGACTGCGGAACCACCGTGGGCCACCTGGACAGCCTGATCGCCTTGATCGACCCGGAGATGGACCGCCACTGCCAGCGCTGGGGCGGCACCTACGACGAGTGGGCGGCGAACGTGCAGGAAGTGCGCGATTTCCTCATCGCGCGCTGCGCGTACATCGTGGAAGGCATCGAGAACTGCTACGGCGTGGAGCCGCGGGACATCGTGATCCTCGTGGACCCGCCCGGCAGCGGCATGGTGCACTTCAACACCATGGACCTCGTGGACTTCCCGTTCAGCGGCACCTACTTCGACAGCACCAACCTCCATTTCGCGGAAGAAGCCTATCCCACCTGGGATTTCAGCCATTGGAGCACCAGCAACCACACGGTGCTGCCTTCGGAATCGGACTCGGCCATGTGGTTCATGCTCCTGCACGCCGACACGATCATCGCCCACTTCGCCCCCGAGATCCGCTACGACGTGGTGCTCGATGTGGTGCCGAACGGCGGTGGCGAGATCCTCCTCGGCGACCACCTCTACTCCAGCTTTCCGGTCACCGCCTCGGTGCCCGAAGCGCAGCCCTTCGACCTCGCGGCCATCCCCAAGCTGTACTTCGACTTCGTCGCCTGGGAGATCCGTGGCGGTGGCCTCAACCCCTTCTTGCCCGCCGACACGCTGCAGGACACGCTTTCCATCACCTTCTTCGCGCCGGACACCATCATCGCGCACTTCCATCCGCACGACCACGGCTACTACGTGCCCAACGCCTTCACGCCGAACAACGATGGGTTCAACGACCTGTGGATCCCGCTGGGCGACCGCGTGGACCTCGAGGCCTATGACCTGCGCCTCTTCGATCGCTGGGGCCAGCAGCTCTTCGCCAGCAACGACTTCCACGAAGGGTGGAACGGCACGGCCGGTGGCCACGAAGTGCCCATCGGCGTCTACCTCTACCGCATCGATGTGCGCGATGCCTTCACGCAGGAACGATGGATCCTGCACGGGCATGTGACGGTGGTGAGGTAA